The genomic segment TATTATAAGAGTAATCCTCGCCACTCATTACCTCATTAAGCAAGCAGGAGTCATATTGAAACGaaactccccctccccacctccgtcccccccgccaaaaaaaaaaaaaaaaaatcctccaccTACCCGCTGCAGTCAGCAGTCAAAGGACATAAGTATCACATTCTTTTGCAGGATTCGgaatgtgtgtgttggggaggtcTTCGTCTGCTGGGAACGGCTGTGGCTCTGACTCACCCAGACACTCAGCCATACAcaacagggagaggaagacacgCCTTTTCGCATGTCCATATATTACACAAAAGTATACAAGTCACCGTGCAATACAGTCACGACACACAAGCAGGCACAGGGGTGACCAGGCACACGCCAACGCTACTCGCAATGGGTCAACTCTCCTTGCCTTTTTTCTCGCTCAAACGTTTTGTAGTATCGCGGTTtcgggaatctctctctctctctctctctctctctctctctctgtcccaggTGTCCCTCAGTGCCACCAAGTGCCTCAAATCTTGCCTCCCATGTCATCACTGCCAGGCGATACGTAGCTAGATCTATTCTAGCTTGCAAGGTATAACTGCGAGTCATACTGATTACTAATACTGCTAACGGTAATTGCTGTTTACACTATCTACACCAAGGAGCTTTAATAAACCGTTATTAAACCTCCTTGATTTACATACACACTCGCAGAACTACAGTTAGTTGGTACCGTATAGCAATTATACCATGGTCAGCTAAAGGCGTCTTCTTTGGTTCTCATAAGGAGGATTTGATGACTCTTCGGAGCTCAGCCCACTTGACCACTGAAGAATAGACAGACCAACGGTGTTGCCTGGCATGCTAcccaaggaaaaaaagtgtctacAGGACATTGGCAATATGTCCCTCACAGAGACCGCAGCGGCCTTAACCACTCGCTCCTTGAAATTTAtgctatttagaagtgaatagcTGGTCTTCCAGGCCTTATGATGTTGGCAGTAGAATAAAAGTAATCGTATAgggccaattttttttttttttttttctgatggaaggaaagagccAGGCAGACACAttcgttatttttgtttagtgGTTGTTACATTTGAAGAAGAGACATAGTAATATGCCGTATTCTGGTTAAGACATTCCGGGTCAAAATGATGCCTGATGTTGGCCGAATATGACTAGTAAAACTTGCTGCATGGTATTGTACATACGGCAGTTAAGAAATTATATATCAAAGCGTCTTTTTGCTGATATTTTCACACTATTTCCGCGTTTTGGGTGCATTCCATCTCTTAGGTATACctatttattatatattcttttgtCTAGACGGACCAAGTATTATAATATAACGAAATATGGTCTGTTATTGGCGATTATGGAACAAGGGGAAACTGTGATGTAGGTAGCACGTCTGGCAGCTGTTCAGGTCACAGAGGCGAGAGCGAGGTCCCATACCCTGCTGTTCAGATTCCGCCATATTAAGGGAATGTTCTATCCCGTGTATCTCTTCAGACCTGTCATACTTTATTACCGTGCAAATACAAGCCACTCTGCAGAGTATTCTAGCGTGAATTGGCTGTATTAGTCATGACTTCACACTACATTATGGCAGTGTACCTGAACACAATGATGCATTGGAAGTTGTGACCCAAAACAGGAAGCCCATTCAGACACTTTTAACTGACCTGTCAGAATATCGTACGCTGCTGGAAGACTTGACTGTTACACGTTCATTGTAAGCAAATGTTACTATTCACTTAATTTGAAACAATTCACGCTACACACTTTTAATAATGGTTTTCACTCATGACTGACTTGTATGCAGATAATTTTGTATGTTCGAGATTTTATTGAAAGCAATACACGCACATAGGCTTATTTTCACCTAACATGTTTGCATCCCTGCCCGGGAGTGGCTGCGTCTTTCACTCCGGCCCACAATTCTCGGAAGCGCGTAGAAAGCTTGCGGCCTGGgtagtagtacgagtatgtTTACGAAGTTCACAGGAGACCTGCGCGAAAGGAGTGCGTCAGAAAATGCCTGTTTTCGAGCCTTCGAGGCGCTTACGAGGAACTGAAGAAGACGCCTTTCAACAACACCagacaatttctctctctctctctctctctctctctctctctctctctctctctctctctctctctctctctctctctctctcaaatatttaGGTTTATTAGAAGTGAGTGGAGGTGGAAACAGGCTGtagtgagatgaaaaaaaagtaagaggggAGTGGAATTCTCTCAAGATtcagcagctctctctctctctctctctctctctctctctctctctctctctctctctctctctccaataataataattggtgcTTGAGGTCTCTTGTATAATCACTCGGCGTTAAATGGCTGGAGCTCAAACAAACTCTGTTGCAGGCACGAATCCAGTATTTTCTAATATCCTCGTCTTTTGGAAATCTAAAGTATCTAATTTCAGTGTTTGCagtcttccttttatcattatAACACCAATGCATTGAACAAGAACTTGGCATAATATAGGTCAAGCCTTAAGGACATAATTATGTACACATGAACGGCGCTATATTGACAGCAAGAGCGGGACAAGGTCAAAAAAGGGGGCTGGGCGCAGGTAAGGTCACGATGCTCCTGCCCCCAATGCGTGCTGGTAGACCCGTTTGACCTGGTAATACTACAATGAACTGTACGAAAGGAAAGCGTATGATTTGCGGTGGGGGAGGGGTGATGTCGAGGGGTCCATAGAAGTTCGAAGCCTTGGGGTCCCTGCTATGAGTTAATAAGGCACTGCCTATGAGGCTACTCTACACACAACATGCTGATGTGCTCCTACAGGACTGCTATATATACGCATTCGTAACAATATGTTAAGAGACGTTCTTCCTTTGACACAGCGAAATGGGGTTTAGTAATCTTTTATGTAATGTAATAAGTACAGAGGTTGGTGAACAATGGCACTTTTTACATCCTGATGGGAGCAGAGTGTTGTGAGAGTCATCACTGCATCAGCAGGTATCGCGTAGTGTTACAAGCTATAACTACGCATACAATTACTGGGTGATTAGAGTAATCTGGGGACTCTGGTAAGTATTGTTCATGATCTACTGGATCATAGTATTGTCACAATCTTTCCAGCACGAGGTGTAAATAGGGATCGTAGGTTAAGTTGGCATCTCACGCTCCTTAATAATAAATATAGTCAACGAGTAATCACATCACTTTAATTATCTCATTTGCATTTCGGAACTCACAAATCATCAATATGACAGCTCGACTTAATTCTTAATTCAAACCTGTGTATCTTACCCTAGGGGTGATTAACtggtatttatttgtatttttttttccgcgaaTGCATTATTTTGGTAACATCTCGATAGGTTATCTGTCTGACGTCGGTGGTAATGCAACAAGATGAATTATTTACGCCCCCAGAAGAGCGAGGTTGAATTTCCTTATCCTGCAATGAGAAATGTGATtcgtgtgtatttttatttatttatttattttattttattatttttgttaaatATACCCAAATATTTATTTGTGAACAAGATGTGCAAATGCAAACCTTTTCCTGCGTAAATGCTTGCGGTATTGGtcgttgttctctctctctctctctctctctctctctctctctctctctctcttaaagattCTACTTACACCTTCGTTATTTTCGCCTCGCCCTTGTTCTGCCCCCCCTCTCTGTTCTGTAAGTGCTTTCCTCCCTATTTTCACCTCAcctctgttctgtccacctccctcttCTGTAAGTGACTTCATCTGAGTTCTGGTCATCTCTGTGTTCTATATGTAAAATCTAATGTTAACCAGTATCTTTATCGTCATGCCTTTCAGTGGCAAATTTTCATTGGAACtccgtttgtttttttttgttttttttttcttctcactatttactgtttcaaaagaggagtGTTAGAACatctcaaaaactaaattggtaattttctttaatgCTGTTTCTTTCtgagaagctttttttttttctgtgccctTGGCTAGGCTCCtcaacatgtaaaaaaaataataaatgaataaataataaataaataaaaaggaagaaaaaaaaaagctttattaTGCAAGTGAGTACGTTAGGAAATGCACTGACAAAGAATAAATTCAgagtataattatatataagtCTTAGATCTTGTAATCTATGAggatttcattttatttagtcAGCACACCTGTCAGTTCATTGTGTAATGACAGAACAGACAAGGCCAGCCAAGTCTTATTTATCTCTTGAATAGTAAAGATGTTGGACTCTGTTGGTGTCCTTACCGATTTGACTCCCGGCAAAAGCTTGAACAGTAAAGGTCTCTGTTGGTGTCCTTATAGGTTTGATTCCCACTAAAAACATCTCACAGCCTGTTTATCCAAGTGTGCTAACTTGACACTTCTGAACTGCTCTGTACACATATATTTGATTAAGCCTTATTTATCTGCAGGGTTTAAGATCTGTCATAAAGAGACAATTTTTGTGGGATTCTGAACTGAGCTAGATGTGGGTTTTTTGCTGCCCAAACCCAACATTAACAAGCTGTGATAATATTCAGCCTAATTGTCATTATCCTTAAATAtatctctttatttcttgtaatgtatcaTTACATATGATTGACAAGTTTTCAAGATTACAGGCCATGATGTATGTAATGCAGCACACCTGGAGGGCTGCATGCTGCCCAGTGCTCCCCATTTCTTGCTTGGCCGTTGCAAGAATGGGAGCACATCAAATGGCAGAAGCTGTACAGCACAAGAAAACTGTTCCCAAGTCAGTTAAAGAAATTCCAggccctcccaccttccctgtGATTGGGTGCATACCAAGCTTATTTATCTCAGGAATGTGTGAGTATGAGTTAGATTTGTTTACCTGTTGCTATGAAAACATAAGTAATAGGTCATATTTATGAAAATTTGTAAATACATACTTTTTATTGTGTTcattatgtgtgtatatatgtactcaATATTCATGCATGTATAGATATTTTGTATTTATGAATTAATCTATACATGTATTGTGTATGCATATTTATTTGTCATAACTCTTCATTGTCTGAAGCCTATCCTATGAAGTTAATTCACAAGATGTTTGTGGACTTGGCAAAGAAGTATGGACCCATAGTGAGATTAGAGAACCCACAGTACTCACCTATGGTCATGGTGACTGACCCCAGCCACATAGAGGCAATGATCAGAGGAACCATGGACAACCCATTACGATATGGCTTCTTCTCACTCAAGAAAATCAGATATGAAGCAATAGACAACTACTTTGAGGGAAAAGCAGGTCTTCTAATTGAGTGAGCCTATTTATATATGGTTTTGTTACTTATATTGATtgatgaaatattttttttcaagcactTTTATCTTCTTTGAGGTATGATAGTCAAGCTTTGTAGATGTATTTCTTGTGATTCATTCCAAGAGCCTAACTTTTCATATACAGTATAATGGTTGACAGATTGTACCATCTTAACTGTTATTCCTAGTCCACATGGTCCTCATCAttgttcctattattcattaaataattatttgtgtctgtgtttaacATAAATGTACCTATTTATGCTTTAGTTGTATATAGGACCTAAGCTTGGCTCATGTGGTCATTGGTATTTATTAAGTTCTTGCCGTAACTGAGGCCTACTTTGCTTTTCATCATTTCATCCTTTAATacatttcatatttctttacCTTGCATGGGGAAAGCTATATTTGTTTGTGTTAGTCAcgcatcttcctttcctctgtttttcttgTGTCTCTCCAGACATCCaagttttcctctcctcttctcttatgtGTGTACCTATGTGTAATTTCAGTGTGAGTCAAATGTTTTTCATCCTCTATGGCACAGGAATGGGGAGGAGTGGTGGCGTGTGCGAAGTCGGGTCCAGACTCCTATGATGAGGCCTAAGAATGTGAGTTCTTATTTGCCTGAGGTGGATCAAGTCACCCTTACCTTTgtggaaaggtaaaaaaaatgagatgtgtGGTTCAGCAATCTTCAGAAAAGTACTGGTGTAAATTGAGAATCAGTCTTTTGATATGTTGGACATATGAAGTAAGTCGTTATTTGTCTTTCAGGATGGCCTCACTTCAGAAGCAGCACGGTGAGATGCCCAAAGACTTTCAGACTGAGTTGTACAAGTGGGCTCTAGAGTGTAAGTTTTCTTAAAAGCCCTCAGAAATTGAAAAGGGTGGTGGCTTTCTATTCTGTTGAAGTAATTAATTATAAACACAcaatattatttgttattatatatTAACACATGTTAATATGAatattattatgtattaataTATGAATATTTTAATTTTAACATGAAGAAAACCTTGGTGTGAAAATTGCCTGAACAGACATTTCAACAGCTTCATTGCTGGCCATAACTCTAAACTTTTCCTGTGCCCTCAGGTGTGGGGCTGGTGGCTCTCAACCGTCGCCTTGGATGCCTGGTGTCTGATTTACAGGAAGACTCTGAACCCATGAAACTCATCAACCTGGTAAATGATCTCTTCAGTTGCTTGCATCTGAATGAGTTTGGTTTACACTTATGGCGCTTCTTTCCCACCAAAACCTACAGAACGCTGAGAGAAAAGCACAATGAGTTTTTAAGGTAAAGTGATAAAGTGTTTTCTCTTCTGAAATCATGTCAGACAAATCTCTACATTACATTGTCATACAGTTACaatatctttttcctcttagttTCTCTGCCCCATTCCAAACACATCACATAATATCCTCATATCCATTtctattttttggtaatatttattttaatttcccaTGTATCTATCAGCACTTCTCCTTTTGTAACTTCAGAGAGATCCTGTGTGATATCTTATTATGAAAATCTTTCTCTGGCCATTCTTGCATTGGAGCATACACTGAAAATGTAGGTGTAATTTTCCCTTCAGTCATCTTTATCTTCATACAGTCATTCCCTCTTACTGCCTGTGTTTCACTTCAcccattcctccctcaccaAGACTACCACTTCTACTCTCGTGCAATTTCTGTCACTCAATCAGAATTTGTACTTGTCTTCTCCATCTCACCTTCTCGATCTTCATACAGTCTTTCCATCTTACATTCCACCTAGGCTCCCACTCCTACTTTCCTTTCAGTTCTGCCACTCAATCAGAATTTATActtctcttctccacctccataAATCCTTGTACTGTGTACTGTACTTGCATTTAACCTACTGTACTGTACAcatatcctctcttctttcaagCATCATTATAACCTCTGCTGTGTGCAGCTGTAAAGCTCATGTTCACTGTGGCTAACCTCTGTTCTTCTCCTTTAAACTCAGAGCGTCTTAGCATTCCTAACTACTAAAAGAATGATGGAGGTTGGGGCCATTTGATACTGATTGCCATGActaatttttcatttctttggaAGAAAATACTATTAAGTAAACATACATAAGCACACACTGATACTGAAATTGTTCCATTGTTCTGTATTAGACTTGCAGACAGCAACATTCGTGAGACTGAAGCATTGCTGTTGGCTATGGGTACGGAGGATCAAGAAATCACCTTACTGGAGAGGTTGCTTATGGTGCCTGGTCTCACTCGCAAGGATGTTGTAACCTTCATCCTTGACATGCTATTTGCTGGCATAGACACAGTAAGGCTGAATCATATATTATTGCCATAAAATATAAgggttgaatgtaaaataaaatacgaCTGAGCTTTGaaagtacatttttttaaaACATGTATTCTTTGCAGACTTCCCACACCATGGCATTCACTTTGTACCTTCTGGCACGCAATCCTGAGGTGCAGGCAAAGCTGCAGCAGGAAGTGGACAGTGTGGTGGGTGAGCACAATGGGCCACTCACTGTGCACCATCTGGCTCAATTTTCTTATATGAAGGCAGTCATCAAGGAAGCATTCAGGTATGTGCATGAACAATATCCAGATTTACATATAGTATTTATTGGTGTATGTCTACTATTTATTgatttctcctcattttcaggGTCTTCCCTCTTGTGATTGGCACCACCCGCAGTCTAGACAAAGACCTAATCCTTGGTGATTACTTGATTCCTAAAGGTGTAAGTATATTGTTTTGTAGTCCATTCAGGTTCATAAAGGTTTATGAAATTAGATCTTTGAATTGCCTGCTTGTttgtaagaaaaatattatatagaTTGTTCAGTAGATGAAGGTCAGATACCACATGACAGATTGCAGACCAAATTCAGCAGCTGGTAGTTTAAATCTTACCAATT from the Scylla paramamosain isolate STU-SP2022 chromosome 17, ASM3559412v1, whole genome shotgun sequence genome contains:
- the LOC135108550 gene encoding probable cytochrome P450 49a1 isoform X3, with protein sequence MGAHQMAEAVQHKKTVPKSVKEIPGPPTFPVIGCIPSLFISGMSYPMKLIHKMFVDLAKKYGPIVRLENPQYSPMVMVTDPSHIEAMIRGTMDNPLRYGFFSLKKIRYEAIDNYFEGKAGLLIENGEEWWRVRSRVQTPMMRPKNVSSYLPEVDQVTLTFVERMASLQKQHGEMPKDFQTELYKWALECVGLVALNRRLGCLVSDLQEDSEPMKLINLVNDLFSCLHLNEFGLHLWRFFPTKTYRTLREKHNEFLRLADSNIRETEALLLAMGTEDQEITLLERLLMVPGLTRKDVVTFILDMLFAGIDTTSHTMAFTLYLLARNPEVQAKLQQEVDSVVGEHNGPLTVHHLAQFSYMKAVIKEAFRVFPLVIGTTRSLDKDLILGDYLIPKGWAVFGINMLTGWDEAYFPRAKEFVPERWLRHKPLGPIHPYAVLPFGAGTRMCIGRRLAEQEMHVFLARVMQRFTVDYKYEDIEGHTSMVFVPSQPLRFNLTERS
- the LOC135108550 gene encoding probable cytochrome P450 49a1 isoform X4, whose protein sequence is MFVDLAKKYGPIVRLENPQYSPMVMVTDPSHIEAMIRGTMDNPLRYGFFSLKKIRYEAIDNYFEGKAGLLIENGEEWWRVRSRVQTPMMRPKNVSSYLPEVDQVTLTFVERMASLQKQHGEMPKDFQTELYKWALECVGLVALNRRLGCLVSDLQEDSEPMKLINLVNDLFSCLHLNEFGLHLWRFFPTKTYRTLREKHNEFLRLADSNIRETEALLLAMGTEDQEITLLERLLMVPGLTRKDVVTFILDMLFAGIDTTSHTMAFTLYLLARNPEVQAKLQQEVDSVVGEHNGPLTVHHLAQFSYMKAVIKEAFRVFPLVIGTTRSLDKDLILGDYLIPKGWAVFGINMLTGWDEAYFPRAKEFVPERWLRHKPLGPIHPYAVLPFGAGTRMCIGRRLAEQEMHVFLARVMQRFTVDYKYEDIEGHTSMVFVPSQPLRFNLTERS
- the LOC135108550 gene encoding probable cytochrome P450 49a1 isoform X1; the protein is MIDKFSRLQAMMYVMQHTWRAACCPVLPISCLAVARMGAHQMAEAVQHKKTVPKSVKEIPGPPTFPVIGCIPSLFISGMSYPMKLIHKMFVDLAKKYGPIVRLENPQYSPMVMVTDPSHIEAMIRGTMDNPLRYGFFSLKKIRYEAIDNYFEGKAGLLIENGEEWWRVRSRVQTPMMRPKNVSSYLPEVDQVTLTFVERMASLQKQHGEMPKDFQTELYKWALECVGLVALNRRLGCLVSDLQEDSEPMKLINLVNDLFSCLHLNEFGLHLWRFFPTKTYRTLREKHNEFLRLADSNIRETEALLLAMGTEDQEITLLERLLMVPGLTRKDVVTFILDMLFAGIDTTSHTMAFTLYLLARNPEVQAKLQQEVDSVVGEHNGPLTVHHLAQFSYMKAVIKEAFRVFPLVIGTTRSLDKDLILGDYLIPKGWAVFGINMLTGWDEAYFPRAKEFVPERWLRHKPLGPIHPYAVLPFGAGTRMCIGRRLAEQEMHVFLARVMQRFTVDYKYEDIEGHTSMVFVPSQPLRFNLTERS
- the LOC135108550 gene encoding probable cytochrome P450 49a1 isoform X2 codes for the protein MMYVMQHTWRAACCPVLPISCLAVARMGAHQMAEAVQHKKTVPKSVKEIPGPPTFPVIGCIPSLFISGMSYPMKLIHKMFVDLAKKYGPIVRLENPQYSPMVMVTDPSHIEAMIRGTMDNPLRYGFFSLKKIRYEAIDNYFEGKAGLLIENGEEWWRVRSRVQTPMMRPKNVSSYLPEVDQVTLTFVERMASLQKQHGEMPKDFQTELYKWALECVGLVALNRRLGCLVSDLQEDSEPMKLINLVNDLFSCLHLNEFGLHLWRFFPTKTYRTLREKHNEFLRLADSNIRETEALLLAMGTEDQEITLLERLLMVPGLTRKDVVTFILDMLFAGIDTTSHTMAFTLYLLARNPEVQAKLQQEVDSVVGEHNGPLTVHHLAQFSYMKAVIKEAFRVFPLVIGTTRSLDKDLILGDYLIPKGWAVFGINMLTGWDEAYFPRAKEFVPERWLRHKPLGPIHPYAVLPFGAGTRMCIGRRLAEQEMHVFLARVMQRFTVDYKYEDIEGHTSMVFVPSQPLRFNLTERS